A window of Fibrobacter sp. contains these coding sequences:
- a CDS encoding ABC transporter — protein sequence MADFISLRGCRLHNLKNVDAQFPLGKITVVCGPSGCGKSTLVLDTLHGESKRRYLETLSPFACELLGGRRNIPLDSAEGLSASLAIGPSHGEAPAKAYALSISECDSALRTLFAAFAKPACPVCGKPMESISREEIIRQIASRPEGTKLQFFARMDTGSKVTASGKHVEGQSLDKLSAVFLAQGYTRAMADGVIYSLADLRDNEREICPEEFFIVVDRVIVRENTRTRIAEAVDGVLRLTHSELTLDENGTRTVFSTVPCCKEHGVAATAEGAAAIKALEAADFSPYSRAAACTCCGGRGIASEDIGDDGDCAECPECGGLRLKKEFLNATIDGITWAEVLSTPFSLLEKKVRGLFEGRIKQNLLPTLNSLLDRIEAINELDIGYLTAGRSGTTLSGGEMQRLRLASLSTGHLNGLLIALDEPASGLHHTDVDALWKVLKKVQSRGNTLVLIEHNPGIIEKADWIIEMGPGAGEKGGEVLFMGPAKDVLNNPASPTGNWIKYLRGTRHEVPGSRCEARGTKNVVKAIPVRDFALFDMKSVSADFPLKKFSVITGQSGSGKSTLMFKNLAVRAKAGEFASLGIDALSILSTGDFHGNRRSTVLSAINMGNLLRDLFAKLPESKVRGYAVGKFATHAAGGRCENCKGEGIILDPSGYEETECPVCLGKRFRDEVLEIRFKSLSIADILDMEIGNAYKLFANMKPFADKLKPLVDTGLDYLRLGQSTAHMSGGERARLRLSIALARAKAPNTLFLFDEPARGLHQVDIKHLLELINCLTVAGHTVVAIEHAQDFVNAADYVVELSR from the coding sequence ATGGCAGATTTCATTTCTCTTCGCGGATGTAGGCTCCACAACCTGAAAAATGTGGACGCCCAGTTCCCGTTGGGAAAGATTACCGTCGTATGCGGCCCTTCTGGCTGCGGAAAATCAACCCTGGTTTTGGATACTTTGCACGGGGAGTCGAAGCGACGTTACCTTGAAACGTTGTCGCCTTTTGCATGCGAATTGCTGGGCGGTCGCAGAAACATTCCTCTGGATAGTGCCGAAGGTTTATCCGCCAGCTTAGCCATTGGACCTAGCCACGGTGAAGCGCCCGCCAAGGCTTATGCTTTAAGCATTTCCGAATGCGACAGCGCTTTGAGGACTTTGTTCGCGGCCTTTGCGAAGCCCGCCTGTCCTGTTTGCGGCAAGCCCATGGAAAGCATCAGCCGCGAAGAAATCATTAGGCAGATCGCCAGCAGACCAGAAGGAACCAAACTGCAATTTTTTGCACGTATGGACACGGGCAGCAAGGTTACTGCAAGCGGGAAACACGTCGAAGGACAGTCCCTGGATAAGTTGTCCGCAGTCTTCCTGGCACAAGGTTATACCCGCGCCATGGCCGACGGCGTGATTTATTCCTTAGCCGACCTGAGGGACAACGAACGGGAAATTTGTCCCGAAGAATTTTTCATTGTGGTGGACCGCGTTATCGTTCGCGAAAACACCCGTACCCGAATTGCAGAAGCGGTGGATGGCGTTTTGCGCCTCACCCATTCTGAATTGACTTTGGACGAAAACGGCACACGAACCGTTTTCAGTACCGTGCCCTGCTGTAAGGAACACGGCGTCGCAGCAACTGCAGAAGGCGCCGCAGCAATCAAGGCACTGGAAGCCGCAGACTTTTCACCCTATTCCAGAGCAGCAGCCTGTACATGTTGTGGCGGAAGGGGAATCGCCAGCGAGGACATCGGCGATGACGGAGATTGCGCCGAATGTCCGGAATGCGGCGGTCTGCGTTTAAAGAAGGAATTCCTGAACGCCACCATTGACGGAATTACCTGGGCAGAAGTTCTGAGCACTCCCTTCTCCCTGCTGGAGAAAAAAGTCCGCGGTCTCTTCGAGGGACGCATCAAACAAAACCTGCTCCCTACCCTAAATAGTCTGCTGGACCGCATCGAGGCCATAAACGAACTAGACATCGGCTACCTGACGGCAGGCCGCTCCGGCACGACCCTGTCCGGCGGCGAAATGCAGCGTCTGCGATTGGCCAGCCTTTCTACCGGCCACCTGAACGGACTTTTGATTGCACTGGATGAACCTGCCAGCGGCCTCCACCATACGGACGTGGACGCCCTTTGGAAGGTTCTGAAAAAAGTTCAGTCCCGCGGAAACACGCTAGTTCTCATCGAACACAATCCCGGCATTATTGAGAAGGCCGACTGGATTATTGAAATGGGTCCGGGCGCTGGCGAAAAAGGCGGCGAAGTCCTGTTCATGGGCCCCGCTAAAGACGTTTTGAACAATCCCGCCTCCCCCACAGGAAACTGGATCAAGTATTTAAGAGGCACGAGGCACGAGGTTCCAGGTTCCAGGTGCGAGGCACGAGGCACGAAAAACGTCGTCAAAGCCATCCCCGTTCGCGATTTCGCCCTCTTCGACATGAAGTCCGTTTCCGCTGATTTTCCTCTGAAGAAATTCAGTGTCATCACCGGCCAAAGCGGCAGCGGAAAATCCACCCTCATGTTCAAGAATCTGGCTGTCCGCGCAAAGGCAGGTGAATTCGCCTCCCTCGGCATCGACGCCCTGTCCATCCTTTCCACAGGGGATTTCCACGGGAACCGCCGCAGCACCGTCCTCAGCGCCATCAACATGGGGAACCTGCTGCGAGACCTGTTCGCAAAGCTTCCCGAAAGTAAAGTCCGTGGTTACGCCGTCGGCAAATTCGCAACCCACGCCGCCGGCGGCCGCTGCGAAAACTGCAAGGGCGAAGGCATCATCCTGGACCCCTCCGGCTACGAAGAAACGGAATGCCCCGTCTGCCTGGGCAAGCGCTTCCGCGACGAAGTTCTTGAAATTCGATTCAAGAGTCTTTCCATCGCCGACATCCTGGATATGGAAATCGGCAACGCCTATAAGCTTTTCGCCAACATGAAGCCCTTCGCCGATAAGCTGAAACCTCTGGTGGATACAGGCTTGGACTACCTGCGTTTAGGACAATCCACCGCCCACATGTCCGGCGGTGAACGAGCCCGCCTGCGCCTTTCCATCGCTCTCGCCCGAGCAAAGGCACCCAACACACTTTTCTTATTTGATGAACCCGCCCGTGGCCTCCATCAAGTGGATATCAAGCACCTGCTGGAACTGATCAACTGCCTCACAGTCGCCGGCCACACCGTCGTCGCCATCGAACACGCACAAGATTTCGTGAACGCAGCGGACTACGTGGTGGAATTGAGCAGATAG
- a CDS encoding fibrobacter succinogenes major paralogous domain-containing protein yields the protein MKNMKFNFGFSAIAVGAFALALGLAACGDGGSTNGPSNDDDSSSSRVILSSSSSVIPGSDSESPSSSSEKDGSSSSVAPSSSSVILSSSSEESSSSVSVVDPTTVVMGTLIDARDDQVYKTVTIGSQTWMAENLNYDDGNSYCYELDNAWCEKNGRLYPWLDAMRVCPSGWHLPSDDEWITLWTAVGGDSVAGAKLKSTDGWNEGGNGSDSFGFAVLPAGYFDYDLNFNDEGSYANYWSSSDPDNLYPVFWYFYNEGDGVYDYVNDKSYGLSVRCLKD from the coding sequence ATGAAAAATATGAAGTTTAATTTTGGATTTAGTGCGATTGCCGTTGGTGCCTTTGCCCTGGCTTTGGGCCTTGCCGCCTGTGGTGATGGCGGCTCTACAAACGGACCGTCAAATGATGATGATTCTTCGTCTTCTAGAGTCATCCTGAGCTCTTCTTCCAGTGTCATCCCGGGCTCCGACTCGGAATCTCCATCCTCCTCCAGCGAAAAGGATGGTTCCTCTTCTAGCGTTGCCCCGAGCTCCAGCAGTGTCATTCTGAGCTCATCGAGCGAAGAATCTAGCAGTAGTGTGTCTGTTGTTGATCCGACAACCGTTGTAATGGGAACTTTAATCGACGCTCGCGACGACCAGGTATACAAGACTGTCACCATTGGCTCCCAGACCTGGATGGCGGAGAATCTGAATTACGATGACGGGAATAGCTATTGCTATGAACTAGACAATGCATGGTGCGAAAAAAACGGGAGACTGTATCCGTGGCTTGATGCGATGAGAGTTTGCCCCTCCGGCTGGCATTTGCCCAGCGATGATGAATGGATTACCTTGTGGACTGCTGTTGGTGGAGACAGTGTCGCCGGTGCGAAGTTGAAGTCGACCGATGGTTGGAATGAAGGTGGTAATGGCTCTGATTCCTTTGGATTTGCTGTTTTGCCGGCCGGATACTTTGACTACGATCTCAATTTCAATGATGAAGGCAGCTACGCGAATTATTGGAGTTCAAGTGATCCCGATAATCTTTACCCGGTTTTTTGGTACTTCTACAACGAAGGCGACGGTGTGTACGATTACGTCAACGACAAAAGCTACGGGTTGTCTGTGCGATGCTTAAAGGACTAG
- a CDS encoding GDSL-type esterase/lipase family protein, with protein MKFARFFKFAAAAALFTSIAVSDTTSFTIHVIGDSTVCDYKESAYPQTGWGQVIAPFFDQSRVKVINYAIGGRSSKSFVNDGRLDAVLNATQPGDYIFVQLGTNDRDYSKADRYVPIDSSAYWFQQYVDGAKRKGAHIVLMSPLMMNTYPRNVFDNNLTDASHKGKEYPVKDVIADVAKKNGVPFIDLTTKTYNLYKQVSSAYISRYIFKMFLPGEYPNYAGGVTNDGTTHFQESGSVVHAQMITEGLRENLNNSSVNSSEKAALTTLVGAIAPTYKLTVKANVAGSGLITHNQNLPGGAALNLHVSPGSFGKRFQYWADDDCKKVTADSNYYKVKMPYRDITYTAIFEGGAQCVATSHGNEQTPEPTSSSSSSATANVSSSSVEIKFEILKGTTAWPSISDLSYPNETDVGWTEANHVGFTGKGFFNFDNAVGRYATYKMTSYQSASNARMFIRYCNGKTTTSKMNVQVDAMTYEVEFPPSASWDSWDTVYVDNVWLDACDFDLKFTALTSDGGPNVDMVGFDIKNVYRIGAEPAEAPASSSSSADPSSSSSSEDKEPDGFKSKTLTRPEQLQGGRTVNLLGRSVSGKKLAPGKYFKTK; from the coding sequence ATGAAGTTCGCAAGATTCTTTAAGTTTGCTGCTGCCGCAGCTTTGTTCACCAGCATTGCTGTTAGCGATACTACTTCTTTTACCATTCATGTGATTGGCGACTCCACCGTTTGCGATTACAAGGAAAGTGCTTACCCTCAAACTGGTTGGGGCCAGGTGATTGCACCTTTCTTTGATCAGTCTCGAGTGAAGGTGATTAACTACGCCATTGGTGGCCGTAGCTCCAAATCCTTTGTGAATGATGGTCGTTTGGATGCAGTTCTGAATGCTACCCAGCCTGGGGATTACATCTTTGTTCAGTTGGGAACCAATGACCGAGACTATTCCAAGGCTGATCGCTATGTTCCTATTGATTCGAGTGCCTACTGGTTTCAACAGTACGTAGATGGTGCCAAGAGAAAGGGCGCCCACATCGTGCTCATGAGCCCCTTGATGATGAATACTTACCCGCGTAATGTGTTTGATAATAACCTTACGGATGCCTCCCACAAGGGCAAGGAATATCCTGTGAAGGATGTGATTGCCGATGTGGCAAAAAAGAATGGTGTTCCGTTTATTGATTTGACCACCAAGACCTATAACTTGTATAAGCAGGTCAGCTCTGCCTATATTTCCCGCTATATCTTCAAGATGTTCTTGCCGGGTGAATATCCCAACTATGCAGGTGGTGTAACAAACGACGGTACAACCCATTTCCAGGAATCTGGTTCTGTGGTTCATGCCCAGATGATTACGGAGGGACTTCGTGAAAATCTGAATAATTCCAGCGTGAATTCTTCTGAAAAGGCTGCCTTGACCACATTGGTTGGCGCTATTGCTCCCACGTATAAACTGACGGTAAAGGCCAATGTTGCTGGAAGTGGCCTTATTACTCACAATCAAAATTTGCCGGGTGGCGCTGCATTGAATCTTCATGTTTCTCCGGGTAGTTTTGGTAAGCGTTTCCAGTACTGGGCTGATGATGACTGCAAAAAAGTCACTGCGGATTCCAACTACTATAAAGTGAAAATGCCTTACCGCGACATCACTTACACGGCGATTTTTGAAGGTGGTGCCCAGTGTGTTGCTACTTCTCATGGAAATGAACAGACTCCGGAGCCTACATCTAGTTCCAGTTCTAGTGCCACCGCTAACGTTTCCTCCAGCAGTGTGGAAATAAAATTTGAAATCCTTAAGGGAACCACCGCATGGCCTAGCATTAGCGATTTGTCTTATCCCAATGAAACAGATGTGGGCTGGACCGAAGCGAACCATGTGGGCTTTACGGGCAAGGGATTCTTTAACTTTGACAATGCTGTAGGTCGCTATGCCACTTACAAGATGACCTCTTATCAGTCCGCTTCTAATGCTAGAATGTTTATCCGTTACTGCAACGGTAAGACCACCACAAGCAAGATGAATGTTCAGGTAGATGCCATGACTTACGAAGTGGAATTCCCGCCTAGCGCTTCCTGGGATTCCTGGGATACAGTTTACGTGGACAACGTTTGGCTGGATGCTTGTGATTTCGATCTGAAGTTTACTGCACTTACCTCTGATGGCGGCCCCAATGTGGATATGGTTGGCTTTGACATCAAAAACGTGTACCGCATTGGCGCAGAACCTGCTGAAGCTCCTGCATCTTCTAGTTCTTCTGCGGACCCCTCTTCTTCCAGTTCCTCTGAGGATAAGGAACCGGATGGCTTTAAGTCGAAGACTTTGACTCGTCCGGAACAGCTTCAGGGTGGTAGAACGGTGAACCTGCTTGGACGTTCTGTTTCTGGCAAGAAGCTTGCTCCGGGTAAGTACTTCAAGACGAAATAG
- a CDS encoding carbohydrate-binding protein produces the protein MGYGLVKAVVAFGLGLGLTVQANAARQMENLSRGLVAANVGGGMLVSWRLLGTEKPNTEFNLYRDGAKIATISGTQATNYLDATGKTTSKYTVAPVVAGAEGEAQGLSFVYDKTYKSGSLSFPYATISVDVPKGVKTPDGTTCSYTPNDMSVGDLDGDGELEFVLKWDPNNSKDNSQSGYTGNVYLDAYKFNGTKMWRIDLGRNIRAGAHYTQFMVYDLDGDGIAEIAVKTSDGTVDGKGKVIGDASKDYRTSTGTIMSGNEYLTVFNGTTGAEINTINYWPARGKITGDNYGNRDNRMLAAIAYLDGEHPSLIMCRGYYTQAFVAAYDFKDGKLVNRWQYSATTSGQGLYGEGNHNLSVGDINGDGKDEIVFGSAALKSDGTLLYRTGFGHGDAMHLSDMDPDRAGLEVYDVHEEKKNKYSEEFRGPDGKVIWGTEQVGDGVDNGRGLAADIDSTNRGFEMWSGTSGGIRTVKGALLSDKKPSVNFRIYFDGDLQDELLDATGSGGSGGKIEKWNSSAKTIDRYFSFYNVNSSTLNNSTKANPCISADLFGDWREEFIVRSSTDPSLLTIFSTPVKTNFRLYTLLHDSQYRVSVAWQNVAYNQPPHVSYYLPDMVKNLKQPEIYTVASSGEVVMPAATITKNGAGSSRQTVALGTAILDFAYAYANCTGVKVEGLPKGVTATLNTSDKKIYISGTPTEIGTFAFTATTVGGTGDAASLSGQIVVTDPSIPQSSSSFVPEESSSSEGGKPTISTNYPSEVNAAVPDEMQGVYEEYNAGWLDSGYFNSDNAVGSYGVWELYSKKAGEVTVTVRFANGGADPRNMMLSINGVDVREVEFASTDGWTNWMETEVKVKLAEGKNTLKLTAVSALGGPNVDLFYFDQADICLYRDYESGKVKFEDENPENPAAVQNVVNVRGIVGYNPVSGVIRTSESGFAEVYYYDMSGTMKYGMSAEVPAGETLLKADGEMLPKGVYFVKVKFNGRMISKAKVSNR, from the coding sequence ATGGGATATGGATTAGTGAAAGCCGTTGTGGCTTTTGGTTTGGGCCTTGGTTTGACTGTTCAGGCAAATGCGGCTCGTCAAATGGAAAACTTGAGCCGTGGCCTTGTCGCCGCAAACGTTGGCGGTGGAATGCTTGTCAGCTGGCGCCTTCTGGGTACAGAAAAGCCTAATACGGAATTCAATCTTTACCGCGATGGTGCAAAAATCGCCACCATCAGCGGAACGCAGGCAACCAACTATCTGGACGCCACCGGTAAGACAACTTCTAAGTACACTGTGGCTCCTGTTGTGGCTGGTGCAGAAGGCGAGGCCCAGGGTCTTTCTTTTGTTTATGACAAGACTTACAAGTCCGGCAGTCTCAGCTTCCCCTATGCAACCATTTCTGTAGATGTTCCTAAGGGCGTGAAAACACCCGACGGCACTACTTGCAGTTACACCCCTAACGACATGAGCGTGGGTGATCTGGATGGTGACGGCGAACTGGAATTTGTACTGAAGTGGGATCCTAACAATTCCAAGGATAACTCTCAGTCCGGTTACACCGGCAACGTTTACCTGGATGCCTATAAGTTCAATGGCACCAAAATGTGGCGAATCGATCTTGGCCGCAATATCCGTGCAGGTGCTCACTATACCCAGTTCATGGTTTATGACCTGGATGGCGACGGCATTGCAGAAATCGCAGTAAAGACTAGCGACGGCACCGTAGATGGCAAGGGTAAGGTCATCGGCGACGCTTCCAAGGACTATCGCACTTCTACCGGTACCATCATGAGCGGTAACGAATACCTGACTGTTTTCAATGGCACTACCGGTGCAGAAATTAACACCATCAACTATTGGCCTGCCCGCGGTAAGATTACCGGCGACAATTACGGTAACCGCGATAACCGTATGTTGGCAGCCATTGCTTACCTGGATGGCGAACACCCCAGTTTGATTATGTGCCGCGGTTATTACACCCAGGCTTTTGTGGCCGCCTACGACTTTAAGGATGGAAAATTGGTGAACCGTTGGCAGTATTCTGCAACCACCTCTGGCCAGGGCCTCTATGGCGAAGGTAACCATAACCTGTCTGTAGGCGATATTAACGGTGATGGCAAGGATGAAATTGTCTTTGGTTCTGCAGCCCTCAAGTCCGACGGCACTTTGCTGTACCGTACCGGTTTTGGTCACGGCGACGCCATGCATCTTTCCGACATGGATCCGGACCGTGCTGGTCTTGAAGTTTACGATGTTCACGAAGAAAAGAAGAACAAGTATTCTGAAGAATTCCGCGGCCCCGATGGTAAGGTCATCTGGGGAACTGAACAGGTGGGCGACGGTGTAGATAATGGCCGTGGCCTTGCAGCGGATATCGATTCCACCAACCGCGGTTTTGAAATGTGGTCTGGAACCAGCGGTGGAATCCGCACTGTAAAGGGTGCTCTGCTTTCCGACAAGAAGCCTTCCGTGAACTTCCGCATTTACTTTGACGGCGACCTGCAGGACGAATTGCTGGATGCAACAGGTTCTGGTGGCAGCGGTGGTAAGATCGAAAAGTGGAACTCTTCCGCCAAGACCATCGATCGCTATTTCAGCTTCTACAACGTGAATAGTTCTACCTTGAACAATTCCACCAAGGCTAACCCCTGTATTTCTGCAGACCTTTTCGGCGACTGGCGTGAAGAATTCATTGTTCGCTCCAGCACAGACCCTTCTCTGCTGACCATTTTCTCCACTCCCGTAAAGACCAACTTCCGCCTGTATACTTTGCTTCACGATTCTCAGTACCGTGTTAGCGTGGCTTGGCAGAATGTGGCTTACAACCAGCCGCCTCACGTGAGCTACTACTTGCCGGATATGGTGAAAAACTTGAAGCAGCCGGAAATTTATACTGTTGCAAGTTCTGGCGAAGTGGTGATGCCTGCTGCAACTATTACCAAGAATGGTGCCGGTTCCAGCCGTCAGACCGTTGCTTTGGGTACCGCCATTTTGGACTTCGCATACGCATATGCCAACTGCACCGGCGTGAAGGTAGAAGGCCTTCCCAAGGGTGTGACTGCAACTTTGAATACCTCCGACAAGAAGATTTACATCTCCGGTACTCCTACTGAAATCGGTACTTTTGCCTTTACCGCAACGACTGTTGGCGGCACTGGTGACGCAGCCTCCCTTTCTGGCCAAATCGTGGTGACCGACCCCTCGATTCCCCAATCCTCTAGCAGCTTTGTGCCGGAAGAATCTTCTAGCAGCGAAGGCGGTAAGCCCACGATTTCTACCAACTATCCTTCTGAAGTGAACGCCGCCGTTCCAGATGAAATGCAGGGCGTTTATGAAGAATACAATGCCGGCTGGCTGGATAGCGGTTACTTCAATTCCGATAATGCAGTTGGCAGCTATGGCGTCTGGGAACTTTATTCCAAGAAGGCTGGCGAAGTGACTGTGACCGTCCGCTTTGCAAACGGTGGCGCAGATCCTCGTAACATGATGCTGTCCATTAATGGGGTCGATGTCCGTGAAGTGGAATTTGCTTCTACCGATGGCTGGACCAACTGGATGGAAACTGAGGTGAAGGTGAAACTTGCAGAAGGCAAGAATACCTTGAAGCTTACTGCGGTTTCTGCCTTGGGTGGCCCGAATGTCGACTTGTTCTATTTCGACCAGGCGGACATCTGCCTCTATCGCGATTATGAATCAGGCAAGGTGAAGTTCGAGGACGAAAATCCTGAAAATCCTGCTGCTGTGCAGAATGTGGTGAATGTCCGCGGAATCGTTGGCTATAACCCGGTCTCTGGCGTGATTCGAACCTCGGAAAGTGGCTTCGCGGAAGTTTACTACTACGACATGAGCGGCACCATGAAATATGGCATGAGTGCAGAAGTTCCTGCGGGTGAAACCTTGCTGAAGGCTGATGGCGAAATGCTTCCCAAGGGCGTTTATTTCGTGAAAGTTAAGTTCAACGGGCGCATGATTTCCAAAGCAAAGGTGTCCAACCGATAA
- a CDS encoding GDSL-type esterase/lipase family protein — MNKLFSKIWQGVVIASMFLATAANAVVTIYLVGDSTMQDWASGYYPKQGMGQDFGYFFDSGLAKVFNAGRGGTTSVSYYDGFWSVRGTDRNGKYVFDKAIRDMVQTGDYVMIMIGANDNGYKTGEENFKTKVTAMVKETQQKGAYPILISPIRRSNFTSVDSVYEGYHAYPIYMRELAGSLKVPFIDLDTLSRNYLLSLGQYYSNHYLNMFIDEGEYSTSGVQTDNQHLQQMGANAFGRIVTEQLRFHSDAKVKELSKALKPMYQVDVKVSPEGAATAATASGYYPEGMMVTLKTTPKAGYTFVGWYDGNGNKVSGNARTEVKSPYIYTFKMGNKSTQYTAVYAGGSAQKYTGNGGAVTQFSVDVPRKLNGLPFQPEGYTSQPAEDEKVLGPIEFNSLFQAEDSVTMNEGFIEANHLGFTGTGFVNLANNNQSFASYDLDFPEAATTTLAIVYANGGKTDRLINVYLDHDYYVSCPPNGWDTWDTVYTEIMTPKGEGTLQIISMTSDGAPNIDMFGFEMKGVVYKGATRPDTNKVVSGDTTANDTSETEAIVKNLELSVMGNAVVTVFDMQGKLVAKRQMMVGNRITSKEFDEMVKTSGLYHVVVRKGSQVMHQSMAKLK; from the coding sequence ATGAACAAATTGTTTAGCAAAATTTGGCAGGGCGTTGTAATCGCTTCCATGTTTTTGGCTACCGCAGCAAATGCTGTTGTGACAATTTACCTGGTGGGCGATTCCACCATGCAGGACTGGGCTTCTGGTTATTATCCAAAGCAGGGGATGGGTCAAGATTTTGGCTACTTCTTTGATTCTGGTCTAGCTAAAGTTTTTAATGCAGGTCGCGGTGGTACTACATCGGTAAGTTACTATGACGGCTTCTGGTCTGTTCGCGGTACGGACCGTAATGGAAAGTATGTCTTTGATAAGGCTATCAGAGACATGGTGCAGACTGGCGACTATGTGATGATCATGATCGGTGCTAACGATAATGGTTATAAGACTGGTGAGGAAAATTTCAAGACCAAGGTGACTGCCATGGTCAAGGAAACTCAGCAGAAGGGCGCTTATCCCATTTTGATTTCTCCCATCCGTCGTTCTAATTTTACCAGCGTAGACTCTGTTTACGAAGGTTATCATGCCTATCCGATTTACATGCGTGAATTGGCCGGTTCTCTGAAAGTCCCGTTCATTGATTTGGATACTCTGTCTAGAAATTACTTGCTGAGTCTTGGCCAGTACTATTCAAACCACTACTTGAATATGTTCATTGACGAAGGCGAGTATTCAACGAGTGGAGTGCAGACGGATAATCAGCATTTGCAACAGATGGGCGCCAACGCCTTTGGACGAATTGTGACTGAACAGCTTCGATTCCATAGCGATGCCAAGGTAAAGGAACTGTCCAAAGCTTTGAAGCCCATGTATCAGGTGGATGTGAAGGTTAGCCCGGAAGGTGCGGCAACTGCAGCAACTGCTAGCGGTTACTATCCGGAAGGCATGATGGTTACCTTGAAGACTACTCCCAAGGCTGGCTACACTTTTGTGGGCTGGTATGATGGTAATGGCAACAAGGTTTCTGGAAATGCAAGAACCGAAGTAAAGTCTCCTTACATTTATACCTTCAAGATGGGGAATAAGTCTACTCAGTATACTGCTGTCTATGCAGGTGGCAGCGCTCAAAAATATACGGGAAATGGTGGCGCTGTAACACAGTTCAGCGTTGATGTTCCTAGGAAATTGAATGGCTTGCCTTTCCAGCCCGAAGGCTATACAAGTCAGCCTGCCGAAGATGAAAAGGTGCTTGGCCCCATTGAGTTTAATAGCTTGTTCCAGGCAGAAGATTCCGTAACGATGAATGAAGGCTTTATTGAGGCAAATCATTTGGGCTTTACGGGAACAGGCTTTGTTAATCTTGCTAATAACAACCAGTCCTTTGCAAGCTACGATCTAGATTTCCCCGAAGCGGCAACAACAACTCTTGCTATTGTCTATGCTAATGGTGGTAAGACAGATCGATTGATCAACGTGTATTTGGACCATGATTATTATGTGTCCTGTCCTCCTAATGGCTGGGATACTTGGGATACCGTTTATACTGAGATTATGACTCCAAAGGGTGAAGGAACTCTTCAGATTATTTCTATGACGTCTGATGGTGCACCCAATATTGATATGTTCGGTTTTGAGATGAAGGGTGTTGTGTATAAGGGTGCAACTCGTCCGGATACGAACAAGGTCGTTTCTGGAGATACCACTGCTAATGATACTAGCGAAACCGAAGCAATCGTGAAAAATCTGGAACTTTCCGTAATGGGAAATGCTGTTGTGACTGTTTTCGATATGCAGGGTAAGCTTGTTGCCAAACGCCAGATGATGGTGGGTAATCGCATTACCTCTAAGGAATTTGACGAAATGGTGAAAACTTCCGGCCTTTACCATGTAGTGGTTCGCAAGGGTTCTCAGGTGATGCATCAGTCCATGGCAAAACTGAAGTAG
- a CDS encoding YihY/virulence factor BrkB family protein — MAKWWSKFSWEWLFDGIAARSPTFVKVIIVTGKSFFYYHGMTRAASLTYTTLVAVVPLLILLTSISLAVGLGHFMSDYLPILLDMLNLDWPTEGLIEIVKNAEHVPIGKLGFVGALGLFVTFILAFGSLETNFNVVWENKTSRTLLRQTQIYTPFLLIVAGIIGMFAGFVNHIQQVLNMIVVEGLHFSPETLTMIINAFWYTAFHFAAILLIFLMLRALPARPRKKAKLYTKHKLTAVSLMSALISWVAINIYVKILMFIQTAMVTRMSIFYGSLAFIPLLLFLVFGIWTIILCGNSLVWTICCWPEAKEKKWNWAATLEDVHEDDETGK, encoded by the coding sequence ATGGCAAAATGGTGGAGTAAGTTTTCTTGGGAGTGGCTGTTCGATGGAATCGCAGCCCGCTCTCCGACTTTTGTAAAAGTCATTATCGTCACCGGCAAGTCATTCTTTTACTACCACGGCATGACCCGTGCCGCATCCCTGACCTACACCACCCTGGTGGCAGTGGTTCCCCTCCTGATTTTGCTTACATCCATATCCCTTGCCGTGGGCCTCGGCCATTTCATGTCTGATTATTTGCCCATTTTGCTGGACATGCTCAACCTGGACTGGCCCACCGAAGGCCTTATCGAGATCGTCAAGAACGCAGAACACGTTCCCATCGGCAAACTGGGATTCGTCGGCGCACTCGGCCTTTTTGTCACCTTCATTCTGGCATTCGGCAGTCTGGAAACAAACTTTAACGTGGTTTGGGAAAACAAGACCTCCAGAACCTTGCTCCGTCAGACCCAGATCTACACGCCGTTTTTGTTGATTGTGGCCGGCATCATCGGCATGTTTGCAGGATTTGTAAACCACATTCAGCAGGTTTTGAACATGATTGTGGTTGAAGGCTTGCACTTCTCACCAGAAACATTGACCATGATCATCAACGCCTTCTGGTACACGGCATTCCACTTCGCTGCGATCCTTTTGATTTTCTTGATGCTCCGCGCTCTCCCGGCAAGGCCCCGCAAAAAAGCCAAACTTTACACAAAGCACAAACTAACCGCAGTGTCCTTGATGTCAGCCCTCATCTCCTGGGTCGCCATCAACATCTACGTGAAGATCCTTATGTTCATCCAGACCGCCATGGTCACTCGTATGTCCATCTTCTACGGATCCCTAGCATTCATTCCCTTACTTTTGTTCTTGGTTTTTGGAATCTGGACAATTATATTATGTGGAAACAGCCTTGTGTGGACCATCTGTTGTTGGCCCGAAGCCAAGGAAAAGAAATGGAACTGGGCAGCAACCCTGGAGGACGTCCATGAAGATGATGAAACTGGCAAATAA